The Dyadobacter sandarakinus DNA window GGTCGAGCGCCCTTCTGTTTTCCGCATAGTCGTAACCCTGCATGACTCATTTATTTAGTACAAGTATTACTTGCCAGCGTCATAAGTTTGAGCTGCTTACTATCTACTTTGTGCTGCGTGTTAACGATAGGTGCCGCGCCTTCATTTCTTTGTTTTTTGATAGTGACTTCCCGCTGGCAAACGGAGACAGCTGACAACTCGGGTTTTCTGATATATATCAATGCACTTTAACCTGAATTTCAAGATGTCAACCCAATATCAAATCTTACTTATCAATACGCAAAAATGTGGGGGATTGCTTCCCGCTAATTTTTGGGTAGCAAAGCTTAATTAATCATAAAGAATGTATCCGAGTGCAAGTTTATTAAAGATGTTTTCATACGATTAAATTGAATTAGCCAGGTTTATAAACCTAAATGATGATCCATATACATGTCGGGAAGCTTAAACCAGAATATAATTAAAGATCAGCAGCACGATAGCTAATTAAGCGTATATATTTTGTATTCTAGTAGTTTTAGTTCTACATTTGAAGTAATTAATGTGTGCTGGAAATCTTGTGAAAGCCAATTATCATTACCGTCTATCAAAGTCCTAAATTGATCCTGGCTGCATTAACCAATGTCTTTTTTACAGCTGAATTCAATACCTGCCGAATTGTAATTCTTTGAATATGCAATCACTTTACACACGAACTAATAATTAATAGGAATGAATATACATGTAGCTTCACAGATCACTCCTGTTGAAGATTTTAGGACAGGTGTAAAGGAAAGATCTGATAGTATCATCAACTACATCTTATCGGGCTATTTCTTACTCGGCTTGTTTTTAGCTTCTTTTTATGAAACCTGGTTTATAGCAGTTGGGGTTGGTGGTATCCTGCTTGTTGCCTATTATTCCACTAAGCTGGCACTGCCCGAATCTGATTTGTACCAGTATGTGCTGAGTACAGTCCTGGGTATTTTCATGGCCCAGTTTATATACCAGATGCACGGACTTTTTGAAATGCACTTTTTTGCCTTCATCGGTAGTGCTGTGCTGATTACTTACCAAAACTGGAAGCTTCAGATACCGATGATGCTGGTCGTGCTGGTACATCATTCCGTTTTTGGCTACCTGCAGAATTCCGGTCTGGAAGAGATTTATTTTACCAAGCTTGACTATTTCGATATAATGACTTTTGCCATGCATATGCTATTGGCAGCAGGCATTTTTGGCATTTGCGGACTCTGGTCATACCGGTTTGAAAAATACTACCAGAAGCAGATATCACAAACCAGGAGAGTAGGCGAACTGGAGAAAGAGGTCCAGCTTTCATTGGAACGAAAGAATAATGAAGAAATTCAGCGCAGGATCAATGCAGAACTTCGTGCATCCAATGCCGAACTTGACTTAGCACGCCAACAAGCTGAGGAGGGAAACAAAGCAAAAAGTGCCTTTCTGGCTACCATGAGCCATGAAATCCGTACGCCCATTAATGGTATGGTGGGCATGGCGGCGCTTCTGAAACAATCGCCGCTTTCTGATGAGCAGCATATGTTTGCCGAAACTATTTTGAACTGCGGCGATACCCTTACCAGTATCATCAATGATATTCTGGACTTCTCTAAAATTGAGACGGGTAAACTGGAACTTGAAAATGATGACCTTAATCTGAGGCAGACCCTCGAAGATGTATTTGATGTATTCGGCGTGAAAGCAGCGGGTATCGGGCTTGATCTCATCTATGAGATTGACGAAAGAGTCCCTTTGCAGATTGTCGGCGATGATTCCCGCCTGAAACAGGTACTCGTTAATTTGATTGGCAATGCGGTCAAATTTACCGAGCGGGGAGAAGTCTGCGTTTATGTTTATCCTGAAAAAGAACTGCATGATGGGCAGCTGCAACTGCGGTTCGATGTACGGGATACGGGCATTGGTATCCAGGAAGAAAAGCTTGGAGGACTGTTTGATGCCTTTACACAGATTGATTCGTCTACCACCCGCAAGTACGGGGGCAGCGGTCTGGGCCTTGCTATTTCAAAAAACCTTGTGACCCTCATGGGGGGAGAAATGAGCGTCCACAGCACCCTTATGGAGGGATCTACTTTTTCTTTTTCGATCAAAACCGTGGTCGGTACCAAAACCCTGTCGCCTTACCAGGATTACAATATGGGGGAACATTGGGGTAAAAAGATTTTGATCGTAGACGATAATTTTACAAACCTGACTATTCTGAGGCGGCAGATGGAGAACTGGCAGCTTGTGCCGGTACTGGCTTCGTCGGGAGAAGAAGCGCTGGGTATTTTAGCAGATAATCAAGGTATTGACCTGGTTGTGACTGATATGCAGATGCCCCTGATGGATGGAATAACCCTGGCCAGAAACCTCCGAAGTTCAGGAAGGCAAATTCCTTTGATTTTACTAAGCTCCGTCGGTGAACCGCTGAAGGAGCAGGAGCGGCAGCTTTTTACTTCGGTACTAACCAAGCCTATCCGCCAGCATATCCTCAGCAAGCATATCATCAATGCATTGCAGCAACACACTAAGATCGGCATGGAAGCCGCGCAGGTCTCCAGGTTCCAGACGAATTTGGCAAAAGATTTTCCATACGAAGTGCTGGTAGTGGATGACAATGCCATTAATCAGCATGTAATTGTAAGGGTGCTGCAAAAGCTCGGTTATCAGCCTGACATTGCAAATAACGGTAGGGAGGCGGTAGAAGCAGCTAATTCAAAGAATTACGGACTTGTTTTAATGGACATGCAAATGCCCGTCATGGATGGAGTGGAGGCCACCAGGCTGATACGTAAAACAGTGGTACAACAACCCATAATCATTGCGTTGACTGCCAATACACTTGAAGAAGATCGGCAGCAATGTCTAAATGCAGGCATGAACGATTACATGAGCAAGCCCATTAATATCAATGAGGTTACCTCCAAAATCAAGCTGTGGTACAAATGATTACTGTTGGCAAACAAAAATTTGTTCGCATCTTGAAGTCGGTTTGGTATTCATTTACAATCAGGAACATGCCCTTGTATTTCCCCAGAAACCGAGGACTCCGTTAGAGATTATCTTATATTGAAGATGACGCGTAAGCTTGTAAACTAATACCAGCCTCCTTCCACCAGGTCAGATTGGACTACAACATAGCAGGATTCGGCTTATTTTTCCTGTGTGTTTCTGCGGAGCTTTGGTGAGTATTAAAAAACAAAAGCTATGCGAATATTAGTAACGG harbors:
- a CDS encoding response regulator produces the protein MNIHVASQITPVEDFRTGVKERSDSIINYILSGYFLLGLFLASFYETWFIAVGVGGILLVAYYSTKLALPESDLYQYVLSTVLGIFMAQFIYQMHGLFEMHFFAFIGSAVLITYQNWKLQIPMMLVVLVHHSVFGYLQNSGLEEIYFTKLDYFDIMTFAMHMLLAAGIFGICGLWSYRFEKYYQKQISQTRRVGELEKEVQLSLERKNNEEIQRRINAELRASNAELDLARQQAEEGNKAKSAFLATMSHEIRTPINGMVGMAALLKQSPLSDEQHMFAETILNCGDTLTSIINDILDFSKIETGKLELENDDLNLRQTLEDVFDVFGVKAAGIGLDLIYEIDERVPLQIVGDDSRLKQVLVNLIGNAVKFTERGEVCVYVYPEKELHDGQLQLRFDVRDTGIGIQEEKLGGLFDAFTQIDSSTTRKYGGSGLGLAISKNLVTLMGGEMSVHSTLMEGSTFSFSIKTVVGTKTLSPYQDYNMGEHWGKKILIVDDNFTNLTILRRQMENWQLVPVLASSGEEALGILADNQGIDLVVTDMQMPLMDGITLARNLRSSGRQIPLILLSSVGEPLKEQERQLFTSVLTKPIRQHILSKHIINALQQHTKIGMEAAQVSRFQTNLAKDFPYEVLVVDDNAINQHVIVRVLQKLGYQPDIANNGREAVEAANSKNYGLVLMDMQMPVMDGVEATRLIRKTVVQQPIIIALTANTLEEDRQQCLNAGMNDYMSKPININEVTSKIKLWYK